In the Apteryx mantelli isolate bAptMan1 chromosome 1, bAptMan1.hap1, whole genome shotgun sequence genome, one interval contains:
- the C3AR1 gene encoding C3a anaphylatoxin chemotactic receptor: MSPLLSDSSSHEQAAVHYASESIGSLAVFILIFIIGIPGNGLVIWVAGLKMKRSVNVVWFLNLAVADFMCCLSLPFFIVHLVLHEHWPYGWFLCKVIPSVIIFTMFTSVFLLMAISIDRCLLVMKPVWCQNHRTVKFISLTCSGIWILAFIFCCPVFHYRETITYDGKTECGYNFRDDKMLDYMDDNGLVNELLEEYSPLIPTGTYGRTIFIHQPVDDYPYFQTESISTNEDIITTSHILYSAVPVNINSLLSSTAYPDIKVLESPSGTPSADVSAPSSIDLHLKLPDLPDGLLDFDNGYSGNDSLGNFYEDDYFVPLPLVVITITRAIFGFVLPFSIMAVCYALIAFRMHANQFHKQRSKMLRVILLVVAAFFVCWAPYHVVGILSFVATPGTGLRESLVLWDHLSTALAYVNSCINPLLYVFVGRDFRAKARQSVQGILEGAFVEELTHSTPYSLDRSKTSTDKDVSSTV, translated from the coding sequence ATGTCTCCACTTCTGAGTGACAGCAGTTCACATGAACAGGCTGCTGTACATTATGCATCAGAATCCATTGGCTCCCTTGCTGTCTTCATCCTCATCTTCATCATAGGTATCCCAGGCAATGGGTTGGTGATCTGGGTAGCTGGCCTGAAAATGAAGAGGTCTGTGAATGTTGTCTGGTTCCTAAACCTTGCTGTGGCTGATTTCATGTGCTGCTTGTCTTTGCCATTTTTCATTGTTCATCTGGTCCTCCATGAACACTGGCCATATGGCTGGTTCCTCTGCAAAGTCATTCCATCAGTCATCATATTCACCATGTTTACTAGTGTTTTCCTACTCATGGCCATTAGCATTGACCGGTGCCTCCTTGTGATGAAACCTGTCTGGTGTCAAAATCATCGAACGGTGAAGTTTATATCACTAACGTGCAGTGGCATTTGGATTCTGGCCTTCATTTTCTGCTGTCCTGTCTTTCACTACCGTGAGACTATCACTTATGATGGCAAAACTGAGTGTGGGTACAATTTTAGAGATGATAAAATGCTAGATTATATGGATGACAATGGTCTTGTAAATGAATTATTGGAAGAATACTCACCTTTAATACCAACTGGCACCTATGGTCGCACCATCTTCATTCATCAGCCTGTTGATGATTATCCATATTTCCAGACAGAGAGCATATCCACCAACGAAGACATAATCACAACATCCCACATTCTGTATTCTGCAGTACCAGTAAACATAAACTCGCTGTTATCTTCCACTGCCTATCCTGACATCAAGGTGTTGGAATCTCCTAGTGGTACGCCTAGTGCAGACGTGTCTGCACCATCCAGCATTGACCTCCATTTAAAGCTACCGGACCTCCCTGATGGTTTGCTCGATTTTGACAATGGGTACAGCGGTAATGACTCACTGGGAAACTTCTATGAGGATGATTATTTTGTACCCCTCCCATTAGTGGTCATAACCATCACCAGGGCCATCTTTGGCTTCGTACTCCCCTTCAGCATAATGGCAGTTTGCTATGCCCTTATTGCTTTCAGGATGCATGCAAATCAGTTTCACAAGCAACGTAGCAAGATGCTGCGAGTGATCTTGCTTGTGGTAGCTGCATTCTTTGTCTGTTGGGCTCCATATCATGTAGTTGGGATTCTGTCCTTTGTAGCTACTCCTGGAACAGGACTGAGGGAGTCATTGGTCCTCTGGGATCACCTCTCCACTGCACTGGCATATGTTAACAGCTGCATCAACCCCCTACTCTATGTTTTTGTGGGGCGGGACTTCAGGGCAAAGGCACGACAATCGGTACAGGGAATCTTGGAAGGTGCCTTTGTTGAGGAACTAACACATTCAACCCCTTACTCCCTTGACAGAAGCAAGACGTCAACAGACAAGGATGTTAGCAGCACAGTCTAA